One genomic window of Sodaliphilus pleomorphus includes the following:
- a CDS encoding IS1380-like element IS612 family transposase — translation MQQTVKLGKVQIKFEKLTPFGGIFSIMEKFDSMLSPVIDSTLGQRCSSIFGYQFSEIVRSLMSVYFCGGSCVEDVTSQLMRHLSYHPTLRTCSSDTILRAIKELTQENISYTSDQGKTYDFNTADKLNTLLINALVSTGELKEIEEYDVDFDHQFLETEKYDAKPTYKKFLGYRPGVYVIGDKIVYIENSDGNTNVRFHQADTHKRFFALLESQNIRVNRFRADCGSCSKEIVSEIEKHCKHFYIRANRCSSLYNDIFALRGWKTEEINGIQFELNSILVEKWEGKCYRLVIQRQRRNSGDLDLWEGEYTYRCILTNDYKSSTRDIVEFYNLRGGKERIFDDMNNGFGWSRLPKSFMAENTVFLLLTALIHNFYKTIMSRLDTKAFGLKKTSRIKAFVFRFISVPAKWIMTARQYVLNIYTENRAYAKPFKTEFG, via the coding sequence ATACAACAAACTGTCAAATTAGGAAAGGTACAAATAAAATTCGAAAAACTCACACCTTTTGGAGGAATTTTTTCAATCATGGAGAAATTTGACTCCATGCTTTCACCCGTTATCGACTCAACACTGGGTCAGAGATGCAGCAGTATCTTCGGATATCAGTTCAGCGAGATAGTCCGTTCGCTGATGAGCGTTTATTTCTGTGGCGGCTCATGCGTGGAAGACGTAACGTCACAACTGATGCGCCATCTCTCGTATCATCCTACCCTTCGTACATGCAGCTCTGATACCATCCTCAGAGCCATCAAGGAACTGACACAGGAAAACATCTCCTATACTTCCGACCAAGGCAAGACCTATGATTTCAATACTGCAGACAAACTCAACACATTGCTTATAAACGCTTTGGTTTCTACAGGCGAGTTGAAGGAAATTGAGGAATACGATGTTGACTTTGACCATCAGTTCCTTGAAACGGAGAAGTATGATGCAAAACCGACCTACAAAAAGTTCCTCGGCTACAGGCCTGGCGTATATGTTATCGGTGACAAGATAGTCTATATCGAGAACAGCGATGGTAACACGAATGTGCGTTTTCATCAGGCAGACACCCATAAGAGATTCTTCGCTCTTCTGGAATCCCAGAACATCCGTGTAAATCGCTTCAGGGCAGACTGCGGTTCCTGCTCGAAGGAAATCGTCAGTGAGATAGAGAAGCATTGCAAACATTTCTACATCCGTGCCAACCGATGCAGTTCGCTCTACAATGACATCTTTGCTCTGAGAGGATGGAAGACGGAGGAGATTAACGGCATCCAGTTCGAACTCAATTCCATTCTCGTTGAGAAATGGGAAGGCAAGTGCTATCGTCTTGTCATCCAGAGACAAAGACGCAACAGTGGCGACCTTGACCTGTGGGAAGGCGAATACACTTACCGTTGTATTCTGACCAACGATTACAAGTCATCGACAAGGGACATTGTTGAATTCTACAATCTGCGTGGCGGCAAGGAACGTATCTTTGACGACATGAACAACGGATTCGGTTGGAGCAGGCTCCCCAAGTCATTCATGGCGGAGAATACTGTCTTTCTTCTGCTTACTGCATTGATACACAATTTCTACAAGACCATCATGAGCAGGCTTGACACCAAGGCTTTTGGGCTCAAGAAAACGAGTCGCATAAAGGCTTTTGTCTTCAGATTCATCTCCGTACCTGCCAAGTGGATCATGACTGCAAGGCAATACGTGCTGAATATCTACACAGAGAACCGAGCTTATGCAAAACCCTTCAAAACAGAATTCGGATAA
- a CDS encoding zinc-ribbon domain-containing protein, translating to MENFCSKCGNQLSIGDKFCNK from the coding sequence ATGGAGAATTTTTGTTCAAAATGTGGCAACCAGCTATCAATTGGGGATAAGTTTTGTAATAAATGA
- a CDS encoding NAD(P)-dependent oxidoreductase: MKNVVLIGATGFVGSAILSELLNRGHKVTAVVRNASKLPKHDNLTAVEEDVANVDAIASIASGKDAVISAYNPGWANPDIKRLIEENYPKIVVAAKKSGVERLLIVGGAGTLFVKPGLRVVDSGAIPAEIIDGVRPLGDFYLNQLTKENDIDWVFFSPAGEFDAQGERTGKYRLGKDDLIVDKTTGTSHISVKDYAAAMVDELEKPAHHKERFTIGY; this comes from the coding sequence ATGAAAAATGTAGTGTTAATCGGTGCAACAGGATTTGTAGGGTCGGCCATCTTGAGCGAGTTGCTCAATCGTGGCCACAAGGTGACAGCAGTGGTGCGCAATGCCTCCAAGCTGCCCAAGCACGACAACCTTACGGCAGTAGAAGAGGATGTGGCCAACGTTGATGCCATTGCCAGCATAGCCAGTGGCAAGGATGCCGTAATCTCGGCCTACAACCCAGGTTGGGCCAATCCCGACATCAAGCGTCTCATCGAGGAGAACTATCCTAAAATCGTGGTGGCTGCCAAGAAGAGCGGCGTCGAGCGCCTGCTCATCGTGGGCGGTGCCGGCACCCTATTTGTGAAGCCTGGCCTGCGCGTGGTCGATTCGGGTGCCATTCCTGCCGAAATCATTGACGGCGTGCGCCCGTTGGGCGACTTCTACCTCAACCAGCTCACCAAGGAAAACGACATCGACTGGGTGTTCTTCTCCCCTGCCGGCGAGTTTGACGCCCAGGGCGAGCGCACGGGCAAGTACCGCCTGGGCAAGGACGACCTCATCGTCGACAAGACCACTGGCACAAGCCACATCTCGGTGAAGGACTATGCTGCAGCCATGGTCGACGAGCTGGAGAAGCCTGCTCACCACAAGGAGCGCTTCACCATAGGCTACTAA
- a CDS encoding XRE family transcriptional regulator — translation MTINERFGKIIRILYGGNKSAFASAIGVTPSVVDNITGKRQGNPSFEVIEKVSALAEVNIEWLITGKGEAFDFRSEEERRAQDIRRTSEVEIKLIEMLSTKDDTIRQQAEDIGRLKERINQLERRLEKTAGGANIEHTANAG, via the coding sequence ATGACTATAAACGAGCGCTTCGGCAAGATAATCAGGATTTTATATGGAGGCAATAAAAGTGCCTTTGCTTCTGCAATTGGCGTTACTCCGTCCGTTGTTGATAATATAACCGGCAAACGACAGGGCAACCCCTCGTTTGAAGTGATTGAAAAGGTTTCCGCACTTGCGGAAGTAAATATCGAATGGCTCATTACCGGTAAGGGGGAAGCATTTGACTTTCGGAGTGAGGAAGAACGCCGTGCACAGGATATTCGGCGCACATCTGAAGTGGAAATAAAACTGATTGAAATGCTTTCGACAAAAGACGATACAATTAGACAACAAGCGGAAGATATTGGTCGTCTCAAAGAACGCATTAATCAGCTTGAACGTAGGTTGGAAAAAACTGCTGGCGGTGCCAACATCGAACATACTGCGAATGCTGGTTAG
- a CDS encoding AAA family ATPase has protein sequence MSSATISKVLAGNWDTIADDMWRSIAAQTGSHEAKGWQVVKTRAYEVMTFTLRSVQTDSLTAAVIGGAGSGKTEAIKNYTAAGRNVYHMVCSEYWNRRTFMAKLLQNMGATVAGTTVSDMMDNIVDTLKRKESPLIVLDEADKLSDQVLYFFISLYNQLEDQCGIILTATSNLKARIEKGLRLNRKGYAEIYSRIGRKFVELPLPNSEDVAAVCVANGVSDTKAINKVIDESDGDLRRVKRSVWAMLKGGAA, from the coding sequence GTGAGCAGCGCAACAATCAGCAAGGTGCTTGCGGGCAACTGGGACACCATAGCCGACGACATGTGGCGCAGCATAGCCGCGCAGACCGGGAGCCATGAGGCCAAAGGGTGGCAGGTAGTGAAGACCCGCGCATACGAGGTAATGACATTCACGCTGCGGAGCGTTCAGACGGACAGCCTGACCGCCGCCGTAATCGGGGGCGCCGGGAGCGGCAAGACCGAGGCAATAAAGAACTACACGGCGGCAGGGCGCAACGTGTATCACATGGTCTGCTCCGAGTATTGGAACCGGCGCACGTTCATGGCGAAACTGTTGCAGAATATGGGCGCGACCGTAGCCGGCACGACCGTAAGCGACATGATGGACAATATCGTAGACACATTGAAGCGCAAAGAGTCGCCGCTGATAGTGCTGGACGAAGCCGACAAGCTGAGCGACCAGGTGCTGTATTTTTTCATAAGCCTGTATAATCAGCTCGAGGACCAGTGCGGCATAATATTGACCGCGACCAGCAACCTGAAAGCGCGGATTGAAAAGGGGCTGCGCCTGAACCGCAAAGGCTATGCGGAAATATATAGCCGCATAGGGCGTAAGTTTGTAGAACTGCCCCTGCCAAACAGCGAGGACGTGGCCGCTGTATGCGTTGCCAACGGTGTGAGCGACACCAAGGCAATAAACAAAGTAATCGACGAAAGCGACGGCGACCTGCGACGCGTTAAACGCAGCGTGTGGGCGATGCTGAAAGGGGGTGCGGCATGA
- a CDS encoding ATP-binding protein, with protein sequence MSRAISNKNVLAAQFETADFDGPFLASFGRPELRGVWIVWGGSGSGKTTFTLQLCKYLAGFRRVAYDSLEQGLSLSLQKAWERVEMAEAGSNIVLLNKEQLPELRERLDKRRSPEIIIIDSLQYLDGFNKRSFQKLKNDYQDKLFVFICHDKNGNPDGKLATFIRYDAEIKIKVEGFKAFVTTRYEDPANGEGGADFIIWEQGAADYWAGQI encoded by the coding sequence ATGAGCAGAGCGATAAGCAATAAAAACGTGCTGGCGGCGCAGTTTGAGACCGCAGACTTTGACGGCCCGTTTCTGGCGAGCTTCGGGCGTCCGGAACTCCGCGGTGTGTGGATAGTCTGGGGCGGCAGTGGCAGCGGTAAAACGACATTCACGCTCCAGCTCTGCAAGTATCTGGCCGGCTTCCGTCGCGTAGCCTACGACAGCCTCGAGCAAGGGCTGAGCCTATCGCTGCAAAAGGCATGGGAACGAGTTGAAATGGCAGAAGCAGGCAGCAACATAGTATTGCTGAATAAAGAGCAGCTCCCGGAATTGCGCGAGCGTCTGGACAAACGGCGCAGCCCTGAAATAATCATAATTGACAGTCTGCAATATCTGGACGGCTTCAATAAGCGGAGTTTCCAGAAGCTGAAAAACGACTACCAGGACAAACTGTTCGTGTTTATATGCCATGACAAAAACGGGAACCCGGACGGCAAACTGGCGACATTCATACGCTACGATGCAGAGATAAAAATCAAGGTCGAGGGCTTCAAAGCATTTGTAACCACACGGTACGAGGACCCGGCCAACGGCGAAGGCGGTGCAGACTTCATTATTTGGGAACAGGGCGCAGCTGACTACTGGGCCGGACAAATCTAA
- a CDS encoding DUF3164 family protein, which produces MSEQVTMSAAERAEWEAFKAEKAKKEAAEARKQQRETYAQMVDDELSQAIPELLNLSGEIKTVKDTVFGNFATILDMKAELFGTKDGGQYSHTFTNRDSTLRLTLGVNTVDGYRDTVEDGIAMVRAYIESLATDEKSKALVSAVLRLLSRDGQGNLKASRVLQLRKMAEESHDEQFLEGVKIIEESYQPSITRRYISAKRKDPKTGAWVSIPLGITDVDQLPDNETAPEPGADAEEIEAEVAE; this is translated from the coding sequence ATGAGTGAGCAAGTAACAATGAGTGCCGCCGAACGCGCCGAATGGGAAGCGTTCAAGGCAGAAAAGGCCAAAAAAGAGGCCGCAGAAGCACGCAAACAGCAGCGTGAGACTTACGCGCAAATGGTCGATGACGAGCTGAGCCAGGCAATCCCCGAGCTGTTGAACCTAAGCGGGGAAATCAAGACCGTAAAAGATACGGTTTTCGGTAATTTTGCGACCATACTTGACATGAAAGCCGAGTTATTCGGCACCAAGGACGGCGGCCAATACAGCCACACATTCACAAACCGTGACAGCACCCTGCGCCTTACCCTGGGCGTTAATACGGTGGACGGCTACCGGGACACCGTGGAGGACGGTATTGCAATGGTGCGCGCCTATATCGAGAGTTTGGCAACCGACGAAAAGAGCAAGGCACTTGTGTCGGCAGTTCTGCGTCTGCTGAGCCGCGACGGACAAGGGAACCTCAAGGCAAGCCGTGTGCTGCAACTCCGCAAAATGGCGGAGGAAAGCCACGACGAGCAATTCCTGGAGGGCGTGAAAATAATCGAGGAAAGCTATCAGCCGAGCATTACACGCCGCTATATCAGTGCCAAGCGCAAAGACCCGAAGACCGGGGCGTGGGTGAGCATACCGCTGGGCATTACCGACGTGGACCAGCTGCCGGACAATGAAACGGCCCCGGAACCTGGCGCAGATGCGGAGGAAATCGAGGCGGAAGTAGCCGAATAA